GGCACGGGCCGGATCGGCGCGCCAGAAGCGGTTGAACACCCGCGTCGCCTCGCCGGGCTTCAGCCCCACGCCGTAGTCGCGCACCGCCACCGCGACCGCGCTCTCCGAGGCCCCAAGACGTACGACGACATCGCGGCCCTCGCCGTGCTCCACGGCGTTGACGACCAGATTGCGCAGCACCCGCTCCACGCGCCGCGCGTCGACCTCCGCGATCACCGGCCGCTCGTCGCCCTTGACGAGCAGCCGCCCGCCCTTGGCGTCCGCCAGCATCTGCGCCCCGCCCACGACGCGCCGCACGATCTCCCGCAGGTCGACGGGCTCGGCGTCCAGCGCTGCGGCGCCCGCGTCGAAGCGGCTGATCTCCAGCAGATCGGAGAGGAGCGACTCGAACCTGTCCAACTGATCAAGCAGCAGCTCCGCGGAGCGCGAGGTCACCGGATCGAAGTCCTCGCGCGCCTCATGGATGACGTCCGCGGCCATTCGCACCGTCGTGAGCGGGGTGCGCAGCTCGTGCGAGACGTCGGAGACGAAGCGGCGCTGCATCCGCGACAGCTCTTCGAGCTGCTGGATCTTCACCTGGAGGTTCTGCGCCATCTTGTTGAACGACTGGCCGAGCCGCGCGATGTCGTCCTCGCCGCTGACCTTCATCCGCTCCTGGAGCCGCCCCGCCGCCAGCCGCTCGGCGATGCCGGCGGCCATCCGCACGGGCGTGACCACCTGCCGTACGACGAGCCAGGCGATGGCCCCGAGCAGCACCACGACGAACACACCGGCCGTCGCGAGCGTCCCCTTCACCAGGCTCAGCGTCTTCTCCTCCTGGGTGAAGGGGAAGACGAAGTAGAGCTGGTACGGGTTGTTGTTCGGGTCGTTCAGCCGCTTGCCGATGATCAGCGAGGGCTCGCTCTCGGCCGAGCCGCGCTTCCAGACGCGCGCGTACTGCTCGTAGATCCCGGACCCGCCGCCACGGTCGACCTTCTCGCGCAGATCGGCCGGGATGCTGTCCACCGACGTGTCGTCCGAGACGAGCGAGCCGCGCGGATTGTCGGACGAACCGGTGGCCTCGTTGTTCACACTGGAACTCATCACGAGGACGGACACCACGCCCTGCCCGCTGCCCATGAGCTGCTCCACCAGGGCGGCCCGCCACTCCGCGGAGTTCACGGGCGCCGTGGCCTCGCTGCCGCTGCCGGGCTCCTCCGACGCGCCCCGTATCTCCGCCTGCGCGAAGCCGCTCTGCGCCTGCCCGTGCGCGGCACCGAGCTTCGCCTCCAGCAGGCCGTTGCGGACCTGCCCGATGACGACGATGCCGAGCAGCACGACGACGCCCAGCGACATCAGCAGGGTGGTCGCGACCACCCGCAACTGGATGTTCCGCCGGTACAGCTTCGTCGCGATGTGCAACGGGCGGCGCACCCAGCGCACGCACAACCGGACGAACGGCTGCACCGGCCCACCGGGCACGCCTTCCCGCGGCAGCACGCGGAACACGTCAGCTCGGTCCCGCCTTGTAGCCGACGCCGCGGACGGTCACCACGATCTCCGGCTTCTCCGGGTCCTTCTCCACCTTCGAGCGCAGCCGCTGCACGTGGACGTTCACGAGGCGCGTGTCGGCGGCGTGCCGATAGCCCCAGACCTGCTCCAGCAGCACCTCGCGTGTGAAGACCTGCCACGGCTTGCGTGCCAGCGCCACCAGCAGGTCGAATTCCAGCGGCGTCAGCGCGATCGGCTCCCCGCCGCGCTTCACCGAATGCCCGGCGACGTCGATCACGAGATCGCCGATCGCCAACTGCTCCGGCACCGGCTCCTCCGACCGGCGCAGCCGGGCCCGGATACGGGCCACCAGCTCCTTGGGCTTGAACGGCTTGACGATGTAGTCGTCGGCCCCGGATTCCAGGCCCACGACAACGTCCACGGTGTCGCTCTTCGCCGTCAGCATGACGATCGGCACACCAGACTCCGCCCTGATCAGGCGGCAGACCTCGATACCGTCCCGGCCGGGCAGCATGAGGTCAAGAAGCACCAGGTCGGGCTTCGACTCGCGAAACGCGGCAAGAGCCCTGTCACCGTCCGAGACAAATGACGGCTCGAAGCCTTCCCCGCGCAGCACGATGCCGAGCATCTCGGCCAGTGCGGTGTCGTCGTCGACGACGAGAACGCGTCCCTTCATGACGACATCATCCCATTTACACATCCCATACAGAGAATCCCGTGTCCCAGGTCACGCCCCGGCCACCGCCGGACCGCACCTCTTCCCCTGAAAATCACCCACGGTCAACGCACAACCAGCTCCGCGAGCGAATCCCCCGTCACCGGCGCGGCCACCCCACGCTCCGTGACCACAGCGGTCACCAGCTCCGGCGGGGTGACGTCGAACGCCGGGTTGTACGCCTGCGTACCCGCAGGTGCGACCGCGTAGGTCACCGCGGCCTGCCCCGGACCCGGCCCGGCGGCGTACGGCACGGAGAACTCCGTGACCTCGCCCCCGGCCCGCTGCTCCACCTCGATGGCCGAGCCTTCCGGCGTACTGAAGTCCACCGTCGTCGTCGGCGCGACGACGAGGAACGGAACCCGATGGTAGCGGGCGAGCACCGCCAGCGGATACGTCCCGACCTTGTTGGCCACCGACCCGTCCGCCGCGATCCGGTCCGCGCCCAGGATCACCGCGTCCACCTGCCCGTCCGCGAAGAGCGAGCCGGCGGCGTTGTCCGTCAGCAGCGTGTACGGCATCCCTGCCCGTTCCGCCTCGTACGCGGTCAGCCGCGCCCCCTGGAGCAGGGGCCGGGTCTCGTCCACCCACAGCCGCCGCAGCTCCCCGGACCGGTGCGCCGCGAGCACCACCGCCAGGGCCGTACCCCCGCCACCGGACACCAGCGCACCGGTGTTGCAGTGCGTGAGCACGCGATAACCGCCCTGGGGCACCAGCTCGCCGAGCAGCCGCAGCCCGTGCTCGGCCATCCGCGCACTGGCCCGCGCATCATCGGCATGCAGCCGCCGCGCCTCGTCAAGCGCGGCCCCGGCCGCCCCGGCACCACCGTCCCCGGCCTCCAGGGCGGCGCGAAGGGCGTCCTGCGCCTTCCGTACGCCGTACGCCAGGTTCACGGCGGTAGGCCGCGCCCCGGCCAGCAGCGCGGCGGCCTGGTCGACGTCATCGCCCCGCGCAGCCGCCAACGCAACGCCGTACGCGCCGGCAATACCCAGCAGGGGGGCACCCCGCACGGCAAGCGTCTGAATCGCCCGCACCAACGCCGGCACGTCGGCACAGACCAACTCCACCTCGTCGGCGGGCAGTCGCGTCTGATCCAGCAGGACGACGGCGGGGCCGTCCCCGCCGTCCGACGGCTCTTCCCAACGAAGCGCGGCTATCTCCTCGGCCATTGTCCCAGTCTGCAAGGACCCCGGAAATGACTCAACCCCTGGGCGGCAGCCCAGGGGTTGAATCCAAGAATTGTTCGGCGGTGACCTACTCTCCCACACGGTCCCCCATGCAGTACCATCGGCGCGGTCGGGCTTAGCTTCCGGGTTCGGAATGAGACCGGGCGTTTCCCCAACGCTATGACCACCGAAACACTATGAAACTATCCCCCACACCCCGTACCAGACCGGTACAGATCGTGTGGGCGGGTTGTTGTTTCAGAACCCGCACAGTGGACGCAAGCAGCTATGGACAAGCCCTCGGCCTATTAGTACCGGTCACCTCCACCCCTCACAGGGCTTCCAGATCCGGCCTATCAACCCCGTCGTCTACAGGGGGCCTTAACCCCTCATGGGGGTGGGAGTCCTCATCTCGAAGCAGGCTTCCCGCTTAGATGCTTTCAGCGGTTATCCCTCCCGAACGTAGCCAACCAGCCATGCCCTTGGCAGAACAACTGGCACACCAGAGGTCCGTCCGTCCCGGTCCTCTCGTACTAGGGACAGCCCTTCTCAAGACTCCTACGCGCGCAGCGGATAGGGACCGAACTGTCTCACGACGTTCTAAACCCAGCTCGCGTGCCGCTTTAATGGGCGAACAGCCCAACCCTTGGGACCGACTCCAGCCCCAGGATGCGACGAGCCGACATCGAGGTGCCAAACCATCCCGTCGATATGGACTCTTGGGGAAGATCAGCCTGTTATCCCCGGGGTACCTTTTATCCGTTGAGCGACGGCGCTCCCACAAGCCACCGCCGGATCACTAGTCCCTGCTTTCGCACCTGCTCGACCCGTCAGTCTCGCAGTCAAGCTCCCTTGTGCACTTACACTCACCACCTGATGACCAACCAGGCTGAGGGAACCTTTGGGCGCCTCCGTTACCCTTTAGGAGGCAACCGCCCCAGTTAAACTACCCACCAGACACTGTCCCCGATCCGGATCACGGACCCAGGTTAGACATCCAACACGACCAGAGTGGTATTTCAACGACGACTCCACAACCACTGGCGTGGCCGCTTCACAGTCTCCCACCTATCCTACACAAGCCGAACCGAACACCAATATCAAGCTATAGTAAAGGTCCCGGGGTCTTTCCGTCCTGCTGCGCGAAACGAGCATCTTTACTCGTAATGCAATTTCACCGGGCCTATGGTTGAGACAGTCGAGAAGTCGTTACGCCATTCGTGCAGGTCGGAACTTACCCGACAAGGAATTTCGCTACCTTAGGATGGTTATAGTTACCACCGCCGTTTACTGGCGCTTAAGTTCTCAGCTTCGCCACCCCGAAGAATGACTAACCGGTCCCCTTAACGTTCCAGCACCGGGCAGGCGTCAGTCCGTATACATCGCCTTACAGCTTCGCACGGACCTGTGTTTTTAGTAAACAGTCGCTTCTCGCTGGTCTCTGCGGCCACCCCCAGCTCCGACCGAAAAAGTCTTCACCGGAAGCGGCCCCCCTTCTCCCGAAGTTACGGGGGCATTTTGCCGAGTTCCTTAACCATAGTTCACCCGAACGCCTCGGTATACTCTACCTGACCACCTGAGTCGGTTTAGGGTACGGGCCGCCATGAAACATCGCTAGAGGCTTTTCTCGACAGCATAGGATCATCCACTTCACCACAATCGGCTCGGCATCAGGTCTCACCCTTCAACGAGAGACGGATTTACCTGCCTCTCGGGCCACACCCTTACCCCGGGACAACCACCGCCCGGGCTGGACTACCTTCCTGCGTCACCCCATCACTCACCTACTACAAGCTCGGATCACCGGCTCCACCACACCCATCCTCACCCGAAGGATCAGACAGGGGACTTCACGGGCTTAGCATCACCTGATTCGATGTTTGGCGCTTCACAGCGGGTACCGGAATATCAACCGGTTATCCATCGACTACGCCTGTCGGCCTCGCCTTAGGCCCCGACTTACCCTGGGCAGATCAACTTGACCCAGGAACCCTTAGTCAATCGGCGCACACGTTTCCCACGTGTGTATCGCTACTCATGCCTGCATTCTCACTCGCGAACCGTCCACCACTACCTTCCAGTGCGGCTTCACCCGGCACACGACGCTCCCCTACCCAACAACACACCCGTTAAGGCTATCTGTGCTGCTGACACGACTTCGGCGGTACGCTTGAGCCCCGCTACATTGTCGGCGCGGAATCACTTGACCAGTGAGCTATTACGCACTCTTTCAAGGATGGCTGCTTCTAAGCCAACCTCCTGGTTGTCTCTGCGACTCCACATCCTTTCCCACTTAGCATACGCTTAGGGGCCTTAGTCGATGCTCTGGGCTGTTTCCCTCTCGACCACGGAGCTTATCCCCCGCAGTCTCACTGCCGCGCTCAACTTACCGGCATTCGGAGTTTGGCTAAGGTCAGTAACCCGGTAAGGCCCATCGCCTATCCAGTAGCTCTACCTCCGGCAAGAAACACACGACGCTGCACCTAAATGCATTTCGGGGAGAACCAGCTATCACGGAGTTTGATTGGCCTTTCACCCCTAACCACAGGTCATCCCCCAGGTTTTCAACCCTGGTGGGTTCGGGCCTCCACGACCTCTTACAGCCGCTTCACCCTGCCCATGGCTAGATCACCCCGCTTCGGGTCTAGAGCGTGCAACTCACATCGCCCAGCTAGGACTCGCTTTCGCTACGGCTACCCCACACGGGTTAACCTCGCTACACACCGCTAACTCGCAGGCTCATTCTTCAAAAGGCACGCAGTCACGACACGCCGAGACAAGTCTCGACATGCGACGCTCCCACGGCTTGTAGGCACACGGTTTCAGGTACTCTTTCACTCCGCTCCCGCGGTACTTTTCACCATTCCCTCACGGTACTATCCGCTATCGGTCACCAGGGAATATTTAGGCTTAGCGGGTGGTCCCGCCAGATTCACACAGGATTTCTCGGGCCCCGTGCTACTTGGGAAACAAGCAAGCAAGCCATCACGATTTCAACTACGGGGGTCTTACCCTCTACGCCGGGCCTTTCGCATGCCCTTCGTCTATCGCAACGGTTTATCACTCACCTCACAGCCGGCAGACCATGAAAGCTCGCTCCCACAACCCCGCCTGCGCAACCCCTGCCGGGTATCACACACAAACGGTTTAGCCTCATCCAGTTTCGCTCGCCACTACTCCCGGAATCACAGTTGTTTTCTCTTCCTGCGGGTACTGAGATGTTTCACTTCCCCGCGTTCCCTCCACACCGCCTATACATTCAGCAGCGGGTGACAGCCCATGACGACTGCCGGGTTTCCCCATTCGGACACCCCCGGATCACAGCTCGGTTGACAGCTCCCCGGGGCCTATCGCGGCCTCCCACGTCCTTCATCGGTTCCTGGTGCCAAGGCATCCACCATGCGCCCTTAAAAACTTGGCCACAGATGCTCGCGTCCACTGTGCAGTTCTCAAACAACAACCCATAAGAGAAACAGACACTCACATGCCCGTACCCTCAGACACCCAACAGTGCGCCAGGCAGAACCCAAAACTCAGGCCCTGCCGCAATCGATGTTCCACCCATGAGCTGACCGTGCACCACACTCGGGTGCATCCGGCACTGTGCTCCTTAGAAAGGAGGTGATCCAGCCGCACCTTCCGGTACGGCTACCTTGTTACGACTTCGTCCCAATCGCCAGTCCCACCTTCGACGGCTCCCTCCCACAAGGGGTTGGGCCACCGGCTTCGGGTGTTACCGACTTTCGTGACGTGACGGGCGGTGTGTACAAGGCCCGGGAACGTATTCACCGCAGCAATGCTGATCTGCGATTACTAGCGACTCCGACTTCATGGGGTCGAGTTGCAGACCCCAATCCGAACTGAGACCGGCTTTTTGAGATTCGCTCCACCTTGCGGTATCGCAGCTCATTGTACCGGCCATTGTAGCACGTGTGCAGCCCAAGACATAAGGGGCATGATGACTTGACGTCGTCCCCACCTTCCTCCGAGTTGACCCCGGCAGTCTCCCGTGAGTCCCCACCACCCCCGAAGGAGCGTGCTGGCAACACAGGACAAGGGTTGCGCTCGTTGCGGGACTTAACCCAACATCTCACGACACGAGCTGACGACAGCCATGCACCACCTGTACACCGACCACAAGGGGGACCGTGTCTCCTACGGTTTTCCGGTGTATGTCAAGCCTTGGTAAGGTTCTTCGCGTTGCGTCGAATTAAGCCACATGCTCCGCCGCTTGTGCGGGCCCCCGTCAATTCCTTTGAGTTTTAGCCTTGCGGCCGTACTCCCCAGGCGGGGCACTTAATGCGTTAGCTACGGCACGGACGACGTGGAATGCCGCCCACACCTAGTGCCCACCGTTTACGGCGTGGACTACCAGGGTATCTAATCCTGTTTGCTCCCCACGCTTTCGCTCCTCAGCGTCAGTATCGGCCCAGAGATCCGCCTTCGCCACCGGTGTTCCTCCTGATATCTGCGCATTCCACCGCTACACCAGGAATTCCGATCTCCCCTACCGAACTCCAGCCTGCCCGTATCGAATGCAGACCCGGGGTTAAGCCCCGGGCTTTCACATCCGACGCGACAAGCCGCCTACGAGCTCTTTACGCCCAATAATTCCGGACAACGCTTGCGCCCTACGTATTACCGCGGCTGCTGGCACGTAGTTAGCCGGCGCTTCTTCTGCAGGTACCGTCACTCTCGCTTCTTCCCTGCTGAAAGAGGTTTACAACCCGAAGGCCGTCATCCCTCACGCGGCGTCGCTGCATCAGGCTTGCGCCCATTGTGCAATATTCCCCACTGCTGCCTCCCGTAGGAGTCTGGGCCGTGTCTCAGTCCCAGTGTGGCCGGTCGCCCTCTCAGGCCGGCTACCCGTCGTCGCCTTGGTAGGCCATCACCCCACCAACAAGCTGATAGGCCGCGGGCCCATCCTGCACCGCCGGAGCTTTCCACCAACAGGCATGCGCCCGAAGGTACTATCCGGTATTAGACCCCGTTTCCAGGGCTTGTCCCAGAGTGCAGGGCAGATTGCCCACGTGTTACTCACCCGTTCGCCACTAATCCCCGGCCGAAACCGGATCATCGTTCGACTTGCATGTGTTAAGCACGCCGCCAGCGTTCGTCCTGAGCCAGGATCAAACTCTCCGTAAATGCATACAAGACGCATCACAGAAACGAGTCTGCCTCGCTATAACTGTGTCACTACATCAAACACTTGGCATCGATTACTTGGCACACTGTTGAGTTCTCAAAGAACGGACACTACCTTCAAAACCCTTCCGGGCCTCTCCGGGCGTTTCCCTTCGGTGTTCCGAACCTTACCAGACCTTTTCCGGTGCGAATTCCCGCTCCGGGCCTGCTAGTTCAGAGAGTGCTCTGTCGCGGAGTCGTCGTGCCCTCCTGCTCGAGCGACGTGAACAGTACCAGGTCAACCGCGGGCGATGCGAATCGCCCTCAGGTGTCGAGGGAGTTGGGCGGGGTGTCCAGTTCTTCGAGTTCGACACCGGGGGCTGCCAGGACCACGTCGCCGGCGATGTGGACCTCGCCCTGTTCGCCCGTCTCCAGATCGCTGACCTGGTAGTTCACCACCCGGAGCGGACCCGTGTCGGTACCGTGGGTGTCCTCCCCCGTCCTTCTCCACGCCTGGTCCAGCGTGCGCGGGGCGAGGACCGGGCGGGTCAGGGCGACGAGGCGCAGTCGTTGGGGGGCGTCGGTGGAAGGCGGCCCGAGGAGGCGGGTGGTGGCGATGAGGAAGGCCGGGGAGGTGCCGGTGAACCCCTGGGCGCGGGCGTTGCCCTCGCGGGCCTGTTCTCCCGTCGGGTCCGAGCGGACCCAGGTGATGCCGTCGAGTGCCGCGCCGCGGACCTGCCAGCCGGCGGCGTGGAGTTCGAGGCGGACGGGGCGGCCTCGGTGGTCGATGGTGAGGTCGACCGAGCCGGTGGCCGTGCCGTCGGGGGCGGTGGTCCTGGCGGTGTAGCGCCAGCCGGAGGCGCCGGGGGCGCACTGGAAGTGTTCGTCGCCCAGCGGTGTGCCGTCGTACGGGTCGTGGAGGGAATAGCGTCCGCGCGGCATGTCCGGCACCCTACGCGGGCCGACTCTCCCCCGGCGCGCCGCCGCCCGCCCGGGTGTTCCCGGGCGGGCGGCGGTGGTGCCGTGCTCAGTACCGGTAGTGGTCCGGCTTGTACGGGCCCTCGACCTGCACGCCGATGTACGACGCCTGCTCCGGCCGGAGTTCGGTGAGCCGGACGCCGAGGGCGTCGAGGTGGAGGCGGGCGACCTTCTCGTCGAGGTGCTTGGGCAGCACGTAGACGCCGGTCGGGTACTCGGAGGTCTTCGTGAAGAGCTCGATCTGGGCGATCGTCTGGTTCGCGAAGGAGTTGGACATGACGAACGACGGGTGGCCGGTCGCGTTGCCGAGGTTCAGCAGGCGGCCCTCGGACAGGACGATGAGCACCCTGCCGTCGGGGAAGGTCCAGGTGTGCACCTGCGGCTTGACCTCGTCCTTGACGATGCCGGGCAGCTTGGCGAGGCCGGCCATGTCGATCTCGTTGTCGAAGTGGCCGATGTTGCCGACGATCGCCTGGTGCTTCATGCGCTGCATGTGCTCGGCGAGGATGATGTCCTTGTTGCCCGTGGCGGTGACGAAGATGTCGGCGGTCTCGACGACGTCCTCCAGCCGCGCCACCTGGTAGCCGTCCATGGCCGCCTGGAGGGCGCAGATCGGGTCGATCTCGGTGATGATCACCCGGGCGCCCTGGCCGCGCAGGGACTCGGCGCAGCCCTTGCCGACGTCGCCGTAGCCGCAGATGACCGCGGTCTTGCCGCCGATGAGGACGTCGGTGGCGCGGTTGATGCCGTCGACGAGGGAGTGGCGGCAGCCGTACTTGTTGTCGAACTTCGACTTGGTCACCGAGTCGTTGACGTTGATGGCCGGGAAGAGCAGCGTCCCCGCCTGGTGCATCTCGTAGAGCCGGTGGACGCCGGTGGTGGTCTCCTCGGTGACGCCGCGGATCTCGGAGGCGAGCTGCGTCCACTTCTGCGGGGTCTCGGCGACGGTGCGGGTGAGGAGCTGGAGGATGACGCGCTCCTCGTCGCTCTCAGCGGTGTCGGG
The Streptomyces sp. CNQ-509 DNA segment above includes these coding regions:
- the mtrB gene encoding MtrAB system histidine kinase MtrB; amino-acid sequence: MFRVLPREGVPGGPVQPFVRLCVRWVRRPLHIATKLYRRNIQLRVVATTLLMSLGVVVLLGIVVIGQVRNGLLEAKLGAAHGQAQSGFAQAEIRGASEEPGSGSEATAPVNSAEWRAALVEQLMGSGQGVVSVLVMSSSVNNEATGSSDNPRGSLVSDDTSVDSIPADLREKVDRGGGSGIYEQYARVWKRGSAESEPSLIIGKRLNDPNNNPYQLYFVFPFTQEEKTLSLVKGTLATAGVFVVVLLGAIAWLVVRQVVTPVRMAAGIAERLAAGRLQERMKVSGEDDIARLGQSFNKMAQNLQVKIQQLEELSRMQRRFVSDVSHELRTPLTTVRMAADVIHEAREDFDPVTSRSAELLLDQLDRFESLLSDLLEISRFDAGAAALDAEPVDLREIVRRVVGGAQMLADAKGGRLLVKGDERPVIAEVDARRVERVLRNLVVNAVEHGEGRDVVVRLGASESAVAVAVRDYGVGLKPGEATRVFNRFWRADPARARTTGGTGLGLSISLEDARLHGGWLQAWGEPGGGSQFRLTLPRTGGEPLHGSPVSLEPEDSRARRAARKAQEPGAVSVTKVGGSAGGELLGTVPAQGGRGTAAAARAAAPRPAARAEADPTALPGSGRRVSGYAGAADEAPAARGEDGSENSSEGAPEGGADGGEVPSEVGGEGERGGRV
- the mtrA gene encoding two-component system response regulator MtrA, with translation MKGRVLVVDDDTALAEMLGIVLRGEGFEPSFVSDGDRALAAFRESKPDLVLLDLMLPGRDGIEVCRLIRAESGVPIVMLTAKSDTVDVVVGLESGADDYIVKPFKPKELVARIRARLRRSEEPVPEQLAIGDLVIDVAGHSVKRGGEPIALTPLEFDLLVALARKPWQVFTREVLLEQVWGYRHAADTRLVNVHVQRLRSKVEKDPEKPEIVVTVRGVGYKAGPS
- the mtnA gene encoding S-methyl-5-thioribose-1-phosphate isomerase; translation: MAEEIAALRWEEPSDGGDGPAVVLLDQTRLPADEVELVCADVPALVRAIQTLAVRGAPLLGIAGAYGVALAAARGDDVDQAAALLAGARPTAVNLAYGVRKAQDALRAALEAGDGGAGAAGAALDEARRLHADDARASARMAEHGLRLLGELVPQGGYRVLTHCNTGALVSGGGGTALAVVLAAHRSGELRRLWVDETRPLLQGARLTAYEAERAGMPYTLLTDNAAGSLFADGQVDAVILGADRIAADGSVANKVGTYPLAVLARYHRVPFLVVAPTTTVDFSTPEGSAIEVEQRAGGEVTEFSVPYAAGPGPGQAAVTYAVAPAGTQAYNPAFDVTPPELVTAVVTERGVAAPVTGDSLAELVVR
- the ahcY gene encoding adenosylhomocysteinase, which produces MTSTTTATSPDFKVADLSLAAFGRKEIQLAEHEMPGLMAIRKEYAEARPLAGARVTGSLHMTVQTAVLIETLTALGAEVRWASCNIFSTQDHAAAAVAVGPDGTPDDPRGVPVFAWKGETLEEYWWCTEQALTWPGTDTGGPNMILDDGGDATLLVHKGVEFEKDGKVPSPDTAESDEERVILQLLTRTVAETPQKWTQLASEIRGVTEETTTGVHRLYEMHQAGTLLFPAINVNDSVTKSKFDNKYGCRHSLVDGINRATDVLIGGKTAVICGYGDVGKGCAESLRGQGARVIITEIDPICALQAAMDGYQVARLEDVVETADIFVTATGNKDIILAEHMQRMKHQAIVGNIGHFDNEIDMAGLAKLPGIVKDEVKPQVHTWTFPDGRVLIVLSEGRLLNLGNATGHPSFVMSNSFANQTIAQIELFTKTSEYPTGVYVLPKHLDEKVARLHLDALGVRLTELRPEQASYIGVQVEGPYKPDHYRY